The genomic stretch AGTAGAGGCATCAGCAACGCAAAACTAGAAAACTATCAGGATTCGGTAAATGATTATACAAAAGCTTTGGAGCTTAATCCAGATCTGCTTCTTGCCTACATAAAAAGAGGCGTTGATAAGGCTAGGCTAGATGACTACACTGGCGCGCTAAGTGATTTTGAAAAGGCAATTGAGCTTGAACCTGGGTATGCTCCGGCATATTTCAACATGGCTATCATAAACATCAATAATGGCCAAAATGATATTGCTTGTAAAAATCTATATAAATCTAAACAACTAGGTTTTAATCAGAGCGAAAAATTGATTAAAGAGTACTGCTCGGAATAATTTGTTATACACTTCTAACTTTATTTATTATTAATTAACTCGCAGCCTCTTTGGAATCCTCAATGATTTCCTTTGAAATCATGCTGGCAAAATAGTAAATACGTCCAATAAGCTCCACAAACTGGCTCTCAACCCGATAAAGTACAGCCCTGTCAGGATCGTCACTCAAAAGCCTTTCACCAAGGTGCTCGATCATGCTATCAGCTAGCCTATCGACCTCAGATTTCATATCAACAACCTTCCATGCGAGATCGCTATCATCCTTATCAACAGCTTTAAGCGAAAGATCAAAACTTTCTCTAACCTTAGAAGAGTAGGGCATAAATTTGTTAAGAGTTTCCTCACTTATTTTAAATCCGCGGTCTATTCTCT from Thermodesulfobacteriota bacterium encodes the following:
- a CDS encoding PhoU domain-containing protein gives rise to the protein GGFIEGLTNMARPAVLSGTKEDLEKLVSRELELRMLHDSITDYARKLYSMEMTDSETKRLEALGTIVSNLQHIGETISVNMVSIGKERIDRGFKISEETLNKFMPYSSKVRESFDLSLKAVDKDDSDLAWKVVDMKSEVDRLADSMIEHLGERLLSDDPDRAVLYRVESQFVELIGRIYYFASMISKEIIEDSKEAAS